Proteins encoded by one window of Akkermansia muciniphila ATCC BAA-835:
- a CDS encoding SLC13 family permease, whose product MLTTLLILGVSAVLFVQGRIRSDLVALCSLLCLIMFGILSPEQALSGFSNSIVVMMVGLFVVGGAIFRTGLAKMMGGRIMKLAGRSELRLLVLTMLVTAGIGAFVSNTGTVALMLPILVSLAADGGIQTSRLLMPMAFASSMGGMLTLIGTPPNLVVNNQLQEAGMEGLGFFAFTPIGLVCIVTGILVLIPLSRRFLGRHDDRAEHEAKGKSLSQLIDEYQIINNLYRLRVLEDSPLTEHPLHDLQIPDLYRVNIVEVRRRHSGRHSFLQTVSQTMAGSDTRVARGDVIYVMGEFEDVARFAREYGAEMINRKTSEDTDSLLKSKLKFDEIGIAEMLLMRNSDLINMPVKSSGLRAKYGVNILAIQRDNHYIFHNLKDVKLQYGDTLLIQGTWTDIARLSEKTFEWVVVGQPLAEASKVTLTHKAPLAAGIMLLMIAAMVFNWVPAVAAVLIAAVLMVLCGCLRNVEEAYRTINWESIVLIAAMLPMSVALEKTGASEAISHGLVVGLGGFGPFALMAGVYFTASLLTMFISNTATAVLLAPIALQSAASMGISPYPLLLAVSVGTSMCFASPFSTPPNALVMPAGKYTFMDYVKVGVPLQVIMGLVMVVVIPLFFPFGKA is encoded by the coding sequence ATGTTGACCACGCTTCTCATTCTGGGAGTATCCGCCGTTTTATTTGTCCAGGGGAGGATTCGTTCTGATCTTGTCGCGCTGTGTTCCCTGCTCTGCCTGATTATGTTCGGGATTTTGAGCCCGGAACAGGCGCTTTCCGGCTTTTCCAATTCCATTGTGGTGATGATGGTGGGGCTTTTCGTGGTGGGAGGCGCCATTTTCCGGACGGGCCTGGCCAAGATGATGGGCGGCAGAATCATGAAACTGGCCGGCAGGAGCGAGTTGCGCCTGCTGGTGCTGACCATGCTTGTTACAGCCGGCATAGGCGCATTTGTCAGCAATACGGGGACGGTAGCGCTGATGCTGCCTATTTTGGTGAGCCTGGCTGCGGACGGAGGCATCCAGACGAGCCGTCTGCTCATGCCCATGGCATTTGCCAGCAGTATGGGCGGCATGCTGACGCTGATCGGCACGCCCCCCAACCTTGTCGTCAACAACCAGCTTCAGGAGGCCGGAATGGAGGGGCTGGGCTTTTTTGCGTTCACCCCCATCGGCCTTGTCTGCATCGTGACGGGCATCTTGGTGCTGATCCCCCTCAGCAGGAGGTTTCTGGGACGCCATGACGACAGGGCGGAACACGAGGCCAAGGGGAAATCCCTCAGCCAGTTGATAGACGAGTACCAGATTATTAATAATCTTTACCGCCTCCGGGTGCTGGAGGATTCCCCTCTGACGGAACATCCTCTGCATGATCTTCAGATACCGGACCTTTACCGCGTGAATATTGTGGAGGTGCGCCGCAGGCATTCCGGCCGGCATTCCTTCCTGCAGACGGTCAGCCAGACCATGGCGGGTTCAGATACGAGGGTGGCCCGGGGCGACGTCATTTATGTCATGGGGGAGTTTGAGGACGTGGCCCGTTTTGCCCGGGAATATGGGGCGGAGATGATTAACCGGAAGACGTCGGAAGATACGGATTCCCTGTTGAAAAGCAAATTGAAGTTTGACGAGATAGGCATTGCGGAAATGCTGCTCATGCGGAACTCGGACCTTATCAACATGCCCGTGAAGTCTTCGGGGCTGCGCGCCAAGTACGGGGTCAATATTCTGGCCATCCAGCGGGACAACCATTACATTTTCCATAATTTGAAGGATGTGAAGCTCCAGTACGGAGATACGCTGCTGATTCAGGGAACCTGGACGGATATTGCGCGCCTGAGCGAGAAAACTTTTGAATGGGTTGTCGTGGGCCAGCCCCTGGCGGAGGCCTCCAAGGTGACCCTGACGCATAAGGCCCCCCTGGCCGCAGGCATTATGCTGCTGATGATTGCGGCCATGGTGTTCAACTGGGTGCCTGCTGTGGCGGCGGTATTGATTGCCGCCGTCCTGATGGTGTTGTGCGGCTGTCTGCGCAATGTGGAGGAGGCGTACCGGACGATCAACTGGGAGAGCATCGTGCTGATTGCCGCCATGCTGCCGATGTCCGTAGCGCTGGAGAAGACGGGAGCCTCAGAGGCCATTTCCCACGGGCTGGTGGTCGGACTGGGGGGATTCGGGCCGTTTGCCCTGATGGCGGGCGTCTATTTCACGGCGTCCCTGCTGACCATGTTTATCAGCAATACGGCTACGGCGGTGCTTCTGGCGCCTATCGCCCTGCAATCCGCGGCGAGTATGGGCATCAGCCCCTATCCGCTGCTGCTGGCGGTTTCCGTAGGCACCAGCATGTGTTTTGCTTCACCCTTTTCCACGCCGCCCAATGCCCTGGTTATGCCGGCAGGGAAATATACGTTCATGGATTACGTGAAAGTGGGCGTTCCCCTGCAGGTGATCATGGGGCTGGTCATGGTAGTGGTGATTCCGCTATTTTTCCCGTTCGGGAAGGCTTAA
- a CDS encoding bifunctional nuclease family protein, producing MPDENLIALEPYALLYTRAGAGVCLRDPLTGKVGVIFMELTDGMALERCLNGERPVRPDTSSLLAHFLSAMECRVRLVLINGRKDEVFYARVTIEAANEVMDKLVELDARPSDALMMAVRFGTAIKIVPSVWESMENILPQLEQLDADSPDSRAPVYVGDS from the coding sequence ATGCCGGATGAAAATTTGATTGCTCTGGAACCTTATGCCCTGCTTTACACCCGGGCCGGGGCGGGTGTGTGTCTGCGTGATCCGCTGACCGGCAAGGTGGGCGTCATTTTCATGGAGCTGACAGACGGCATGGCCCTGGAACGCTGCCTGAACGGGGAACGCCCGGTACGGCCGGACACGTCTTCCCTGCTGGCTCACTTTTTATCCGCCATGGAATGCCGGGTGAGGCTGGTGCTTATCAACGGCCGCAAGGATGAAGTCTTTTATGCCCGCGTGACCATAGAGGCCGCCAATGAGGTGATGGACAAGCTGGTGGAGCTGGACGCCCGCCCTTCAGACGCCCTGATGATGGCAGTCCGGTTTGGAACCGCAATCAAGATTGTTCCCTCCGTATGGGAGAGCATGGAGAACATTCTGCCCCAGCTGGAGCAACTGGATGCGGATTCCCCGGACAGCCGCGCTCCGGTATATGTGGGAGATTCGTGA
- a CDS encoding gamma carbonic anhydrase family protein, translating to MAREPYANFWPKVADTAFVAESADLIGDVTIGEYASVWYHTTLRADINKIVIGDYSNIQDNSCIHLADDFGCYVGKYVTVGHGVILHACTVEDNCLIGMGSIILDGAVIGQGSVVGAGALITKGTVIPPNSLVLGSPAKVVKDLGPESADNNHKWAEKYVKVAARYTERVINPGF from the coding sequence ATGGCAAGAGAACCTTACGCGAACTTCTGGCCCAAAGTGGCGGATACCGCTTTTGTGGCGGAAAGCGCTGATTTGATTGGAGATGTTACCATTGGGGAATATGCCAGCGTCTGGTACCATACCACGCTGCGCGCAGATATCAATAAGATCGTAATTGGTGATTACTCCAATATCCAGGACAACAGCTGCATCCACCTGGCAGACGATTTCGGCTGCTATGTAGGCAAGTACGTAACCGTGGGGCACGGCGTGATTCTGCACGCCTGCACGGTGGAGGATAATTGCCTGATAGGCATGGGGTCCATTATTCTGGATGGAGCGGTCATCGGCCAGGGGTCTGTGGTGGGAGCGGGCGCGCTCATTACCAAAGGTACCGTCATTCCCCCCAATTCCCTGGTGCTGGGTTCTCCTGCCAAGGTGGTGAAGGACCTGGGGCCGGAATCCGCGGATAATAACCACAAATGGGCGGAAAAATACGTCAAGGTGGCTGCCCGCTATACGGAACGGGTTATTAATCCCGGTTTTTAA
- a CDS encoding nitroreductase family protein gives MNTFSHLSPFLAVISGSLFSGTALCNDIVLPPPDKKGGKPLMQVLHERHSTRSFADKPIPVEILSSLLWAAQGVNRDDPDYRTAPSSRNSNEIEIYVVLPQGTYLYRPETHRLEKVVQGDMRAATGTQEFAATAPLNLVYVVDQSKQPGDFDARRKLVTACTDAGFIGENVYLFCASEGLGTVFRAMINANYIQQCLKLPVLKKVLYAQSVGYPSKS, from the coding sequence ATGAACACTTTCTCTCATCTCAGTCCGTTTCTGGCCGTCATTTCGGGAAGCCTCTTCTCCGGAACGGCTCTCTGTAACGACATCGTGCTGCCTCCGCCAGATAAAAAGGGAGGAAAGCCCCTCATGCAGGTTCTTCATGAACGGCATTCCACCAGGTCCTTTGCAGACAAACCTATCCCGGTGGAAATCCTGTCCTCCCTGCTCTGGGCGGCGCAAGGCGTCAACCGGGACGATCCCGACTACCGCACGGCGCCGTCTTCCCGGAATTCCAATGAAATAGAAATCTATGTCGTTCTGCCGCAGGGCACCTATCTTTACAGGCCGGAAACCCACCGACTGGAGAAAGTGGTTCAGGGCGACATGCGGGCCGCTACGGGAACACAGGAATTCGCGGCTACCGCGCCGTTAAACCTGGTCTATGTAGTAGACCAGTCCAAACAGCCGGGAGACTTTGATGCCAGGAGAAAGCTGGTCACGGCCTGCACGGATGCGGGGTTTATTGGAGAAAACGTTTACCTTTTCTGTGCTTCCGAAGGGCTCGGCACCGTGTTCCGCGCCATGATTAACGCCAATTATATCCAGCAGTGCCTGAAGCTCCCCGTCCTCAAAAAAGTCCTGTACGCCCAGAGTGTCGGCTATCCGTCAAAATCCTGA